One window from the genome of Halostella litorea encodes:
- a CDS encoding phosphoribosyltransferase, whose amino-acid sequence MSDLPEDFDCTITNWEYIYGLCRDVSREVREDEFEPDVIVALARGGWFAGRCICDFLGLDDLTSLKMEHYVGTAQKADEPQVRYPMPEGSVEGKDVLIIDDIADTGGSIKRAYEYVNERDPGQVRTATLQLLQTSEFEPDHVGERLEQWTWVVYPWNFIEDMIDLTAGVMEKADAERFDREDVRHYLAEYHDVQRIEMEIAQPDRLDEVLSEMERRGVIAGEDGAWTLTDD is encoded by the coding sequence ATGAGCGACCTGCCGGAGGACTTCGACTGTACGATCACCAACTGGGAGTACATCTACGGGCTCTGTCGCGACGTGAGCAGGGAGGTCCGCGAGGACGAGTTCGAGCCGGACGTGATCGTGGCGCTGGCCCGCGGCGGGTGGTTCGCGGGACGTTGCATCTGTGACTTCCTCGGGCTGGACGACCTGACCAGCCTGAAGATGGAACACTACGTCGGCACCGCCCAGAAGGCCGACGAGCCGCAGGTCCGCTACCCGATGCCCGAGGGGAGCGTCGAGGGCAAGGACGTGCTCATCATCGACGACATCGCCGACACCGGCGGGTCGATCAAGCGCGCCTACGAGTACGTCAACGAGCGCGACCCCGGCCAGGTCCGCACGGCGACGCTCCAGTTGCTCCAGACCAGCGAGTTCGAACCGGACCACGTCGGCGAGCGCCTGGAGCAGTGGACGTGGGTCGTCTACCCGTGGAACTTCATCGAGGACATGATAGACCTGACCGCCGGCGTCATGGAGAAGGCCGACGCCGAGCGGTTCGACCGCGAGGACGTGCGCCACTACCTCGCGGAGTACCACGACGTCCAGCGTATCGAGATGGAGATCGCCCAGCCCGACCGCCTCGACGAGGTGCTGTCCGAGATGGAGCGCCGCGGCGTGATAGCGGGCGAGGACGGCGCGTGGACGCTCACGGACGACTGA
- the mtnP gene encoding S-methyl-5'-thioadenosine phosphorylase produces MIGFMGGSGIYDALPLENVREEDVTTPFGDPSAPVTVGELAGEEVAFLPRHGRNHQFSPTEVPYRANIHALKQVGVERVLSSNAVGSLREDLPPQTLVVPDQTFDRTKHREPTFFGDGLVSHMEFAEPYCPHMADHLVESGEAADADVEQGGTYVCIEGPQYSTKAESEFYKAQGWDVIGMTTIPEAKLAREAELCYATITGVTDWGVWKGETDDRLAEVLENAAANEEAIKAIVEHAVRTLPDERDCDCGSALEGTLNTPAEAVPDETRERLDLLVDGYL; encoded by the coding sequence ATGATAGGCTTCATGGGCGGTTCCGGCATCTACGACGCGCTCCCGCTGGAGAACGTGCGCGAGGAGGACGTGACGACGCCATTCGGCGACCCGAGCGCCCCGGTCACGGTCGGCGAACTCGCCGGCGAGGAGGTCGCGTTCCTGCCCCGGCACGGCCGGAACCACCAGTTCTCGCCGACGGAGGTGCCGTACCGCGCCAACATCCACGCGCTGAAGCAGGTCGGCGTCGAGCGCGTGCTGTCGAGCAACGCGGTCGGCAGCCTGCGCGAGGACCTGCCGCCACAGACCTTGGTCGTCCCGGACCAGACGTTCGACCGCACGAAGCACCGCGAACCGACGTTCTTCGGCGACGGCCTGGTGTCACACATGGAGTTCGCGGAGCCGTACTGCCCGCACATGGCCGACCACCTCGTCGAGTCGGGCGAGGCGGCCGACGCCGACGTCGAGCAGGGCGGGACGTACGTCTGCATCGAGGGCCCGCAGTACTCCACGAAGGCCGAGAGCGAGTTCTACAAGGCCCAGGGGTGGGACGTCATCGGGATGACGACGATCCCCGAGGCGAAACTCGCCCGCGAGGCCGAACTGTGCTACGCGACGATCACGGGCGTCACCGACTGGGGCGTCTGGAAGGGCGAGACCGACGACCGCCTCGCGGAGGTGCTGGAGAACGCCGCGGCCAACGAGGAGGCGATCAAGGCCATCGTGGAGCACGCCGTCCGAACGCTCCCCGACGAGCGCGACTGCGACTGCGGGTCGGCGCTCGAGGGCACGCTCAACACGCCCGCCGAGGCGGTCCCCGACGAGACGCGCGAGCGGCTCGACCTGCTCGTCGACGGCTACCTGTAG
- a CDS encoding SPW repeat protein has product MADSPNRDTTGETAGTTDTRTAEDRPGDARTTDLSGSKLLAGLASLIGLWVVIAPFIYGDVSGDTLDALGWNNVIVGAAIFLVAGYNYYRMSKGLNVSEAAAGLVALLGLWLVVAPFVAFDTTFELLSSTAISGLVVAAIGAYNAYKGRQASDRRTTARTT; this is encoded by the coding sequence ATGGCAGACTCACCGAACAGAGACACGACCGGCGAGACCGCCGGAACGACAGACACGCGAACGGCCGAGGACCGCCCCGGCGACGCCCGAACGACCGACCTGAGCGGGTCGAAACTGCTGGCCGGACTCGCGTCGCTCATCGGGCTCTGGGTCGTTATCGCCCCGTTCATCTACGGGGACGTATCCGGGGACACGCTCGACGCGCTCGGCTGGAACAACGTGATCGTGGGCGCGGCGATATTCCTCGTCGCGGGCTACAACTACTACCGGATGTCGAAGGGGCTGAACGTGAGCGAGGCCGCGGCCGGCCTCGTCGCCCTGCTTGGCCTCTGGCTCGTCGTCGCGCCGTTCGTCGCCTTCGACACGACTTTCGAGTTGCTGTCGAGCACGGCGATCAGCGGGCTGGTCGTGGCGGCGATCGGTGCGTACAACGCCTACAAGGGGCGGCAGGCGAGCGACCGCCGGACGACCGCGCGGACGACCTGA
- a CDS encoding HD domain-containing protein, with amino-acid sequence MADSASDGNGRTYAPEADHAFPDDRLNAVLSFLDDDPEVQVYLDAQNVNPVKRKGYNDHGAKHISIVRNRALCLYDLLKEAGVAFNGAADQGLEERDESVIVALAATLHDIGHVVHRDRHAYYSIPLAADILDRILPEFYDAADAVRMKGEVLHAILCHHTSEDPLTTEAGVIRVADALDMERGRSRMPYEMGGRGINTLSSRAIRSVSLQRGDERPVLVEIEMTNAAGVYQVDNLLKAKLRGSGLEDDVRIVAVNTKDEGDQLVERIEL; translated from the coding sequence ATGGCCGACTCAGCGAGCGACGGAAACGGTCGCACGTACGCCCCCGAGGCCGACCACGCCTTCCCCGACGACAGGCTCAACGCGGTTCTGTCGTTCCTCGACGACGACCCCGAGGTGCAGGTGTACCTCGACGCACAGAACGTCAACCCCGTCAAGCGGAAGGGGTACAACGACCACGGGGCGAAACACATCAGCATCGTCCGCAACCGCGCGCTCTGCCTCTACGACCTGCTGAAGGAGGCGGGCGTCGCGTTCAACGGCGCGGCCGACCAGGGGCTGGAGGAGCGCGACGAGTCGGTCATCGTCGCGCTCGCCGCCACGCTGCACGACATCGGCCACGTCGTCCACCGCGACCGCCACGCGTACTACTCCATCCCGCTCGCGGCGGACATCCTCGACCGCATCCTCCCGGAGTTCTACGACGCCGCGGACGCCGTCCGGATGAAAGGCGAGGTGCTCCATGCCATCCTCTGTCACCACACCTCGGAGGACCCGCTCACCACCGAGGCGGGCGTCATCCGCGTCGCCGACGCGCTGGACATGGAGCGGGGCCGGTCGCGGATGCCCTACGAGATGGGCGGCCGCGGCATCAACACCCTCTCCAGCCGGGCGATCCGCAGCGTCTCGCTCCAGCGCGGCGACGAGCGTCCGGTGCTCGTCGAGATCGAGATGACCAACGCGGCGGGCGTCTACCAGGTCGACAACCTCCTGAAGGCGAAGCTCCGGGGGTCCGGACTGGAGGACGACGTCCGGATCGTCGCGGTAAACACCAAGGACGAGGGCGACCAACTGGTCGAGCGGATCGAGCTCTGA
- a CDS encoding redoxin domain-containing protein produces MVETGDDAPDFTAPLANGDVDEFTLSAALDDGPVVLAFFPGAFTSVCTDEMCTFRDQLSEFETVGADVYGVSVDSPFALNEFREQNGLNFGLVSDIDKEIIDAYDVRMDFADLGVRGVAKRAVFVVNTDGAVAYKWVSDDPGVEPDYAEVAAAAEDAA; encoded by the coding sequence ATGGTCGAAACCGGCGACGACGCACCCGACTTCACCGCACCGCTCGCGAACGGCGACGTCGACGAGTTCACCCTCTCGGCGGCGCTCGACGACGGCCCCGTCGTGCTCGCTTTCTTCCCCGGCGCGTTCACCAGCGTCTGCACCGACGAGATGTGCACGTTCCGCGACCAGCTTTCCGAGTTCGAGACGGTCGGCGCGGACGTGTACGGCGTCAGCGTCGACTCCCCGTTCGCGCTCAACGAGTTCCGCGAGCAGAACGGCCTGAACTTCGGGCTCGTCAGCGACATCGACAAGGAGATCATCGACGCCTACGACGTGCGCATGGACTTCGCCGACCTCGGCGTCCGCGGCGTCGCCAAGCGCGCCGTGTTCGTGGTCAACACCGACGGCGCGGTCGCCTACAAGTGGGTCAGCGACGACCCCGGCGTCGAGCCGGATTACGCCGAGGTCGCGGCCGCGGCCGAGGACGCGGCCTGA
- a CDS encoding twin-arginine translocase TatA/TatE family subunit produces the protein MALVTAPAFVGGLPGGPELVVILLIAVLLFGANKIPKLARSTGEAMGEFQKGREEVEQELEEMRDGSTSGDSTSDTADDVGTDDSDFVDTEPVTSEDTDTDTETTQ, from the coding sequence ATGGCACTTGTAACCGCACCGGCGTTCGTCGGGGGGCTGCCCGGCGGGCCCGAACTCGTCGTTATCCTCCTGATCGCCGTGCTGCTGTTCGGGGCGAACAAGATCCCGAAGCTGGCGCGGTCGACCGGCGAGGCGATGGGCGAGTTCCAGAAGGGCCGCGAGGAGGTCGAACAGGAACTCGAGGAGATGCGAGATGGAAGTACGTCCGGGGACTCGACGTCCGACACCGCCGACGACGTCGGCACCGACGACAGCGACTTCGTCGACACCGAACCCGTGACGAGCGAGGACACCGACACCGATACCGAGACCACGCAGTAA
- a CDS encoding ATPase, T2SS/T4P/T4SS family yields MAIDDADKSDPSQLEGEVDESASDPGGSEEGDGSTARQDEEERPDETGGGEADAGPRVAVGEYTWADFMEEYGYGHEVSSVYPTNATTDSGGSLGLDSKEDEQVGPPTGDDWDGVEFEPEEYLGFHPDDLAERITEEAAPPAKRLWTDFKEDIRSTPVVKDEYWWEHYKWDFYYEEDGDLPRDADGEVVEFDREEALGHDPEEIEGLLSQGQDFADELHDLVEERTVNVRLEPEAEDDFFSTQEGHTTVANRYDLEKEVPQKKKSHFREEDRYWVNKPYSFVILFHSEKENEKKYYAVEPYLTEIEEDLQEFLTGKLRTAIKYADEEVTVEGGEEGRKAVIEKETRRLLERYDLFDEPASGDGGSFVDQIKELVGMGEAAASNETEGGLDGIAVRPEPAILADDPDRLNEYQVEKLLYLLKRDFIGYERIDPIKHDINVEDISCNGYHSPVFVYHTDYEQIISNIYHGEEELDDFVVKLAQRSGKGISKRRPQVDATLPDGSRSQLTLGREVSDHGTNYTIRQFKDVPFTPVDLINWNTFSLDEMAFLWLCIENHKSLIFAGGTASGKTTSLNAISLFIPSNTKIVSIEDTREVELPQRNWIASVTRPSFSDDSQGDVDEFDLLEAALRQRPDYIVMGEIRGEEGRTLFQVMSTGHTTYTTFHADSVGEVLKRFTTDPINVSKTMFTALDLVSIQTQTRVQGNKVRRNKSLTEINHYDAENDEINVQDVYQWQAETDEFLKMGDSNTLDEIQFDRGWSRDKLDDELFKRRVILAYLIKNGLNEYTKVAATVQAFINDPETILTLIANEQLEESLEDLREMESVLIDVDPEKEALVPRPDAGDEIYNEATDILERAEGRIFEEFRGKVPSGLGSALSGVSGEEEPTITADSADADEFEFGGDLGDADADFGLGDEDDFTFGTDADDDEAVGDEGPEWLSDDGFADESDGETADAAAEPDDAEPADGDRPAIEAGDPDDGDGSSDDELPALAAADEETGPEADASSAEADAATPPADADAGTEAPVADTEAEPADSEPADDGTDATFSDPTDDGTGVDASPAPADGAPGDGDSDEGVVFSDPSDGGSSPAEPASDDAGPSDRTDAAEKAPDGTETGTGGGSADGPGDGVATEQPDDGPVTDQPADETATDQPDDGSATSQSDDGATTDDPDTPGDEGGDASPFGADGESIFDDEDGSGDADHSDDGGDGGSMFGGGSGDSIFGDDDGSEDDGDSIFGGDGDEGGDSIFGDDDGGGGGDEGPVFDESDDGGDGSLFEDDGESIFGESDGESIFSPDDADEDDDSIFGGETGGDEE; encoded by the coding sequence ATGGCTATCGACGACGCCGACAAGTCGGATCCGAGTCAACTCGAGGGGGAGGTGGACGAGTCGGCATCCGATCCGGGGGGGTCCGAGGAGGGGGACGGGTCGACGGCCCGCCAGGACGAGGAGGAGCGGCCCGACGAGACGGGCGGCGGCGAGGCCGACGCCGGCCCCCGCGTCGCGGTCGGGGAGTACACGTGGGCCGACTTCATGGAGGAGTACGGGTACGGCCACGAGGTGAGCAGCGTCTACCCGACGAACGCGACGACCGACTCCGGCGGCTCGCTCGGCCTCGACAGCAAGGAGGACGAGCAGGTCGGCCCGCCGACCGGCGACGACTGGGACGGCGTCGAGTTCGAGCCCGAGGAATACCTCGGGTTTCACCCCGACGACCTGGCCGAGCGGATCACCGAGGAGGCCGCCCCGCCGGCCAAGCGGCTCTGGACCGACTTCAAGGAGGACATCCGGTCCACGCCGGTCGTCAAGGACGAGTACTGGTGGGAACACTACAAGTGGGACTTCTACTACGAGGAAGACGGCGACCTCCCGCGGGACGCCGACGGCGAGGTCGTCGAGTTCGACCGCGAGGAGGCGCTTGGCCACGACCCCGAGGAGATAGAGGGGCTGTTGAGCCAGGGCCAGGACTTCGCCGACGAGCTGCACGACCTCGTCGAGGAGCGGACGGTCAACGTCCGGCTCGAACCCGAGGCCGAGGACGACTTCTTCAGCACGCAGGAGGGCCACACGACGGTCGCGAACCGCTACGACCTGGAGAAGGAGGTGCCACAGAAAAAGAAGTCCCACTTCCGCGAGGAGGACCGGTACTGGGTCAACAAGCCCTACTCCTTCGTCATCCTGTTTCACTCCGAGAAGGAAAACGAGAAGAAGTACTACGCGGTCGAGCCGTACCTGACCGAGATCGAGGAGGACCTCCAGGAGTTTCTCACCGGCAAGCTCCGGACCGCGATCAAGTACGCCGACGAGGAGGTCACCGTCGAGGGCGGCGAGGAGGGTCGGAAGGCGGTCATCGAGAAGGAGACCCGCCGGCTGCTCGAACGCTACGACCTGTTCGACGAGCCGGCAAGCGGCGACGGCGGCTCGTTCGTCGACCAGATCAAGGAACTCGTCGGCATGGGCGAAGCGGCCGCCAGCAACGAGACCGAGGGCGGCCTCGACGGCATCGCCGTCCGCCCCGAGCCGGCGATCCTGGCGGACGACCCGGACAGGCTGAACGAGTATCAGGTCGAGAAGCTGCTGTACCTGCTCAAACGGGACTTCATCGGGTACGAGCGGATCGACCCGATCAAACACGACATCAACGTCGAGGACATCTCCTGTAACGGCTACCACTCGCCGGTGTTCGTCTACCACACCGACTACGAGCAGATCATCTCCAACATCTACCACGGCGAAGAGGAACTCGACGACTTCGTCGTCAAGCTCGCCCAGCGGTCCGGGAAGGGTATCAGCAAGCGGCGGCCGCAGGTCGACGCGACGCTGCCGGACGGGTCGCGGTCGCAGCTCACCCTCGGGCGCGAGGTGTCCGACCACGGGACGAACTACACAATCCGCCAGTTCAAGGACGTGCCGTTCACGCCGGTCGACCTCATCAACTGGAACACGTTCTCGCTGGACGAGATGGCGTTCCTCTGGCTCTGCATCGAGAACCACAAGAGCCTGATCTTCGCGGGCGGTACTGCGTCCGGGAAGACGACGAGCCTGAACGCCATCTCGCTTTTCATCCCGTCGAACACGAAGATCGTCTCCATCGAGGACACCCGCGAGGTGGAACTGCCACAGCGCAACTGGATCGCCTCCGTCACCCGCCCGTCCTTCTCCGACGACAGCCAGGGTGACGTCGACGAGTTCGACCTGCTGGAGGCCGCGCTCCGCCAGCGCCCGGACTACATCGTCATGGGCGAGATCCGCGGGGAGGAGGGCCGGACGCTGTTCCAGGTCATGTCAACCGGCCACACCACCTACACCACGTTCCACGCCGACTCCGTGGGCGAGGTGCTCAAGCGGTTCACGACCGACCCGATCAACGTCTCGAAGACGATGTTCACGGCGCTGGACCTGGTCTCCATCCAGACCCAGACGCGGGTGCAGGGCAACAAGGTCCGCCGGAACAAGTCCCTGACCGAGATCAACCACTACGACGCGGAGAACGACGAGATCAACGTCCAGGACGTCTACCAGTGGCAGGCCGAGACCGACGAGTTCCTGAAGATGGGGGACTCGAACACGCTGGACGAGATCCAGTTCGACCGCGGGTGGAGCCGCGACAAACTGGACGACGAACTGTTCAAGCGCCGGGTGATCCTCGCCTATCTCATCAAGAACGGCCTCAACGAGTACACGAAGGTCGCCGCGACGGTCCAGGCGTTCATCAACGACCCGGAGACGATCCTCACGCTGATCGCAAACGAGCAACTGGAGGAGAGCCTGGAGGACCTCCGCGAGATGGAGTCCGTGCTGATCGACGTCGACCCGGAGAAGGAGGCGCTGGTCCCGCGTCCCGACGCCGGCGACGAGATATACAACGAGGCGACCGACATCCTCGAACGCGCCGAGGGGCGCATCTTCGAGGAGTTCCGCGGGAAGGTGCCGAGCGGCCTCGGCAGCGCGCTGTCGGGCGTCAGCGGCGAGGAGGAGCCGACGATCACGGCCGACAGCGCCGACGCGGACGAGTTCGAGTTCGGCGGCGACCTCGGCGACGCCGACGCCGACTTCGGGCTTGGCGACGAGGACGACTTCACCTTCGGCACGGATGCCGACGACGACGAGGCGGTCGGGGACGAGGGGCCGGAGTGGCTCAGCGACGACGGTTTCGCGGACGAGTCGGACGGCGAGACGGCCGACGCCGCCGCGGAGCCGGACGACGCCGAACCGGCGGACGGCGACCGGCCGGCTATCGAAGCGGGGGACCCCGACGACGGGGACGGGTCGAGCGACGACGAACTCCCCGCCCTCGCGGCGGCCGACGAGGAAACCGGCCCCGAGGCGGACGCATCGAGCGCCGAGGCGGACGCGGCGACGCCGCCCGCCGACGCGGACGCGGGCACCGAAGCACCGGTGGCCGACACGGAGGCCGAACCGGCGGACAGCGAACCGGCGGACGACGGGACGGACGCCACGTTCAGCGACCCCACGGACGACGGGACGGGAGTCGACGCGTCGCCCGCCCCGGCGGACGGCGCGCCCGGCGACGGCGATTCGGACGAGGGCGTCGTGTTCAGCGACCCCTCGGACGGCGGGTCGTCGCCCGCTGAGCCGGCGTCCGACGACGCCGGGCCGAGCGACCGCACGGACGCCGCCGAGAAGGCCCCCGACGGAACCGAAACCGGTACCGGCGGCGGAAGCGCCGACGGGCCGGGTGACGGGGTAGCGACCGAACAGCCGGACGACGGGCCAGTGACCGACCAACCGGCCGACGAGACGGCGACCGACCAACCAGATGACGGGTCGGCGACCAGCCAGTCGGACGACGGGGCGACCACGGACGACCCCGATACGCCCGGCGACGAGGGCGGCGACGCGTCGCCGTTCGGAGCCGACGGCGAGTCGATATTCGACGACGAGGACGGCTCCGGGGACGCCGACCACAGCGACGACGGCGGCGACGGCGGGTCGATGTTCGGCGGTGGCAGCGGGGACTCGATCTTCGGCGACGACGATGGTTCCGAGGACGACGGCGATTCGATCTTCGGTGGCGACGGGGACGAAGGTGGGGACTCGATCTTCGGGGACGACGACGGCGGTGGCGGCGGTGACGAGGGACCGGTCTTCGACGAGAGCGACGACGGGGGCGACGGCTCGCTGTTCGAGGACGACGGGGAGTCGATCTTCGGCGAGAGCGACGGGGAGTCGATATTCAGTCCGGACGACGCCGACGAGGACGACGACTCGATCTTCGGCGGCGAAACGGGCGGTGACGAGGAATGA
- a CDS encoding type II secretion system F family protein, with protein sequence MSLDTRSGGDGGFGTSDDPLGDAFYPLYTTLFDENSNFVSGVETKLAQARMTDPVEMYLSRALGIGVLAGGFLWLIGTLLGYVLFATGVVEVGLLLGARIPNETLLTIVQTLKIPALIGVTGLVLGTIGFGMGFGAFVAVPYSRASSRKREINMLLPDAVSFMYALSVGGLNQLEILEAMAEAEDTYGEVAYEFKNIVQETEYFDTDYRTALRTQSMETPSDELSQFLTDMLSIVSSGGDMQSFLDEKKDKHMRTAKQQQEMTLETLELFGEMYMTLSLFPLLLIIILVIMGIMGQARDQMLYATVYGLIPITGVGFLVMVSTVKQDEVGDGYLEPSGSSERLKNARDGGLLDLGLIEAFTGEHSVFDRIKNKEGTHETKKVLQRPHIFFRDNPLYTLALTVPAALVILVTAVASGSAPTSIDGLMNQPVWGTFIYVYMPTYVVLTPLTIFREWNIRSRSAITSDISDNLRKLSSANDTGLTLLESFQTVANTTSGKLAHEFEQIHAKVNYGMSLRAALVEFNNKYHLPRLARTVKLISKSQEASSQITDVLSTAAQASENQDDIMRERKSRTRMQMVIIIMTYLTLLAVMAILKTQFLDVMAGLGGQASSGGGAAAGAGAGGGGGGAGAASLSEGVDTDQLSLLFFHAVTMQAILSGMISGYMREADLMGGLKFVIVLQTIALAVWTVVG encoded by the coding sequence ATGAGCCTGGACACGAGGTCGGGCGGGGACGGCGGGTTCGGCACGAGCGACGACCCGCTCGGCGACGCGTTCTACCCGCTGTACACCACGCTGTTCGACGAGAACAGTAACTTCGTCAGCGGGGTCGAGACGAAACTCGCGCAGGCGCGGATGACCGACCCCGTGGAGATGTACCTCTCCCGCGCGCTCGGTATCGGCGTGCTTGCCGGCGGGTTCCTCTGGCTGATCGGTACGCTGCTCGGCTACGTGCTGTTCGCGACGGGCGTCGTCGAGGTCGGACTGCTCCTCGGCGCGCGGATCCCCAACGAGACGCTGCTGACGATCGTCCAGACGCTGAAGATACCGGCGCTCATCGGCGTCACCGGGCTCGTCCTCGGCACGATCGGCTTCGGGATGGGCTTTGGCGCGTTCGTCGCGGTGCCGTACTCCCGGGCGTCGTCCCGCAAGCGCGAGATCAACATGCTGCTGCCCGACGCCGTCTCCTTCATGTACGCGCTGTCGGTCGGCGGCCTGAACCAACTGGAGATCCTGGAGGCGATGGCCGAAGCCGAGGACACGTACGGCGAGGTGGCCTACGAGTTCAAGAACATCGTCCAGGAGACCGAGTACTTCGACACCGACTACCGGACCGCGCTGCGCACGCAGTCGATGGAGACGCCGAGCGACGAACTGAGCCAGTTCCTCACGGACATGCTCTCGATCGTCAGCAGCGGCGGTGACATGCAGTCGTTCCTCGACGAGAAGAAGGACAAGCACATGCGGACGGCGAAGCAGCAACAGGAGATGACCCTGGAGACCCTGGAGCTGTTCGGCGAGATGTACATGACGCTGTCGCTGTTCCCGCTGTTGCTCATCATCATCCTCGTCATCATGGGCATCATGGGGCAGGCGCGGGACCAGATGCTGTACGCGACCGTCTACGGGCTGATCCCTATCACCGGCGTCGGCTTTCTGGTGATGGTGTCGACGGTGAAGCAGGACGAGGTCGGCGACGGCTACCTCGAACCGTCCGGCAGCAGCGAGCGGCTGAAGAACGCCCGGGACGGCGGCCTGCTTGACCTGGGTCTGATCGAGGCCTTCACCGGCGAACACAGCGTGTTCGACCGCATCAAGAACAAGGAGGGGACCCACGAGACGAAGAAGGTGCTCCAGCGGCCGCACATCTTCTTCCGCGACAACCCGCTGTACACGCTCGCACTGACGGTGCCGGCCGCCCTGGTGATCCTCGTGACTGCGGTCGCCTCGGGCTCCGCACCCACGTCGATCGACGGATTGATGAACCAACCGGTGTGGGGGACGTTCATCTACGTGTACATGCCGACGTACGTCGTGTTGACGCCGCTTACCATCTTCCGCGAGTGGAACATCCGCTCGCGGAGCGCGATCACGTCCGACATCTCCGACAACCTCCGGAAGCTATCGAGCGCGAACGACACGGGGTTGACCCTCCTGGAGTCGTTCCAGACGGTCGCGAACACCACGTCCGGGAAACTCGCCCACGAGTTCGAGCAGATCCACGCCAAGGTGAACTACGGAATGAGCCTCCGGGCCGCGCTGGTCGAGTTCAACAACAAGTACCACCTGCCGCGGCTGGCCCGGACGGTCAAGCTGATCAGCAAGTCCCAGGAGGCCTCCAGCCAGATCACCGACGTGCTGTCGACGGCCGCCCAAGCCAGCGAGAACCAGGACGACATCATGCGGGAGCGAAAGTCCCGGACCCGGATGCAGATGGTCATCATCATCATGACGTATCTGACGCTGCTTGCGGTGATGGCAATCCTCAAGACCCAGTTCCTCGACGTGATGGCCGGGCTCGGCGGGCAGGCGAGTTCCGGCGGCGGCGCGGCCGCCGGGGCCGGGGCCGGTGGCGGCGGAGGCGGTGCCGGTGCCGCGAGCCTCAGCGAGGGGGTCGACACCGACCAGCTGTCGCTGCTGTTCTTCCACGCGGTGACCATGCAGGCGATCCTCTCGGGCATGATCAGCGGCTACATGCGCGAGGCGGACCTGATGGGCGGGCTGAAGTTCGTCATCGTCCTCCAGACCATCGCCCTGGCGGTGTGGACGGTGGTAGGATGA
- a CDS encoding DUF7287 family protein — MRLGGRGQTTQDFAVGISIFLLTTAFLFAFIPTIFTPFDSDTGGSDESRADRIAATVVEDFSVDGKPGTLDPVATRSFFDAGGDGDDLREQYKLPTTARVNVTVRTQNGSVIREIGSTRLKRGDAYDDQVSASSSRVISFDDPSSDVCTPTCRLVVRVW, encoded by the coding sequence ATGAGGCTCGGGGGCCGCGGGCAGACCACCCAGGACTTCGCGGTTGGGATCAGCATCTTCCTGCTGACGACCGCGTTCCTGTTCGCGTTCATCCCGACGATATTCACGCCGTTCGACTCCGACACCGGCGGCAGCGACGAGTCCCGGGCCGACCGGATCGCCGCGACGGTCGTGGAGGACTTCTCGGTCGACGGGAAACCGGGGACGCTGGATCCAGTCGCCACCCGGTCGTTCTTCGACGCCGGCGGCGACGGCGACGATCTCCGAGAACAGTACAAACTGCCGACCACCGCACGGGTCAACGTGACGGTGCGCACCCAGAACGGGTCCGTCATCCGTGAGATCGGTAGCACCCGCCTGAAGCGCGGCGACGCGTACGACGACCAGGTCTCCGCGAGCAGCAGCCGCGTGATCAGCTTCGATGACCCCTCGAGCGACGTCTGTACACCGACCTGCCGGCTGGTAGTGAGGGTGTGGTAA
- a CDS encoding DUF7288 family protein — translation MHEDDRGQAFTLEGFIGSMLILTAVLFALQSVIITPTTSGTVDRDVQSGIEREAEDVLAQQRNKGTLKEQVLNVSEDGYNGEPSTGYAPSNPPGDFGETLNGTFSRRGRVYNVIVEFRSVSNKTTNTGVNSAVKNMVYRGVPSDSAVVASETVTIYDDEVSNPDDFPVPDTAPGSPVYTVAEVRLVVW, via the coding sequence ATGCACGAAGACGACCGCGGACAGGCGTTCACGCTGGAGGGCTTCATCGGCTCGATGCTGATACTGACGGCCGTGCTGTTCGCGCTCCAGTCGGTCATCATCACCCCGACGACGTCGGGGACGGTGGACCGCGACGTCCAGTCCGGGATAGAGCGCGAGGCCGAGGACGTGCTCGCACAGCAACGGAACAAGGGGACGCTGAAAGAGCAGGTCCTGAACGTGTCCGAGGACGGGTACAACGGCGAACCGTCGACCGGCTACGCCCCGTCGAACCCGCCGGGGGACTTCGGGGAGACGCTGAACGGGACGTTCTCCCGGCGCGGCCGGGTGTACAACGTCATCGTCGAGTTCCGGAGCGTGTCCAACAAGACGACGAACACGGGGGTGAACAGCGCCGTCAAGAACATGGTGTACCGCGGCGTCCCCTCCGACAGCGCCGTCGTCGCGTCCGAGACGGTGACAATCTACGACGACGAGGTGAGCAACCCCGACGACTTCCCCGTCCCGGATACCGCTCCCGGTAGCCCGGTCTACACCGTCGCGGAGGTGCGACTGGTCGTATGGTAA